Proteins from a single region of Primulina tabacum isolate GXHZ01 chromosome 5, ASM2559414v2, whole genome shotgun sequence:
- the LOC142547069 gene encoding SH3 domain-containing protein 2-like, with product MDAIRKQASRLREQVARQQQAVLKQFGGGGYGGSDNVATDDPELLQHQKLERLYISTRAAKHFQRDIVRGVEGYIVTGSKQVEIGTKLSEDSRKYGVENTCTSGNLLSKAASNFARARAQMEKERGNLLKVFGTQVAEPLRAMVMGAPLEDARHLAQRYDRMRQEAEAQAVDVAKKQARVREGTAHPDMLLKLEGAEIKLQDLKSNVATLGKEAAATMAAVESQQQRLTLQRLIAMVEAERSYHQRVLQILDQLEGEMMSERQRIEGAPSPSMDSTPAPPSYEEINGATTSPAQNGLSDGMGYFLGEVMYSYQAESDVELNLSVGDYIVVRKVSNNGWAEGECKGKAGWFPFGYIQRRERVLASKIAEVF from the exons ATGGATGCTATCAGAAAACAAGCCTCCAGGCTCCGAGAACAGGTCGCGAGGCAACAACAG GCTGTCCTTAAGCAATTTGGAGGAGGGGGTTATGGAGGTTCAGACAATGTTGCAACTGATGATCCCGAGCTCCTGCAGCACCAGAAGCTTGAAAGGCTCTACATATCTACTCGTGCTGCCAAG CATTTTCAAAGAGACATTGTTCGTGGTGTTGAAGGGTATATTGTTACCGGGTCTAAGCAAGTTGAGATAG GAACTAAATTGTCGGAAGATAGCAGGAAGTATGGAGTTGAGAACACTTGTACCAGTGGCAACTTATTATCAAAAGCTGCATCAAATTTTGCACGAGCTCGTGCTCAAATGGAGAAAGAACGCGGAAATCTCTTAAAAGTCTTTGGTACACAG GTGGCTGAACCATTAAGAGCTATGGTAATGGGAGCTCCACTGGAAGATGCTCGCCATCTTGCTCAGAGATACGATAGAATGCGGCAAGAGGCAGAAGCTCAG GCTGTTGATGTTGCCAAAAAACAAGCCAGAGTCAGAGAAGGAACTGCCCATCCTGATATGCTTTTGAAACTTGAAGGAGCTGAAATTAAACTGCAAGACCTGAAGTCTAATGTGGCCACGTTGGGGAAAGAAGCAGCTGCAACAATGGCTGCTGTGGAATCTCAGCAACAAAGATTGACACTTCAAAGACTAATAGCCATG GTTGAAGCAGAACGTTCTTACCATCAGCGTGTTCTTCAAATACTCGATCAATTAGAAGGCGAG ATGATGTCAGAGCGCCAAAGAATTGAAGGTGCACCTTCTCCAAGCATGGATAGTACGCCTGCTCCTCCATCTTATGAAGAAATAAATGGTGCGACTACTTCACCTGCACAGAATGGATTAAGTGATGGCATGGGATACTTTCTTGGGGAA GTTATGTACTCTTATCAAGCTGAATCTGATGTGGAGCTTAATTTGTCAGTTGGAGATTATATCGTCGTGCGGAAG GTATCAAATAATGGCTGGGCCGAAGGGGAATGCAAAGGAAAAGCAGGTTGGTTTCCATTTGGATACATTCAAAGACGAGAGCGCGTTCTTGCAAGTAAGATAGCGGAAGTTTTCTGA
- the LOC142547070 gene encoding GATA transcription factor 7-like, translating to MECIEARALKSSFLSQMAMKTNSQVFYNDDGWCFAGMNSVNSDDFPVEDLLNLDSPEKEFQEGCVEKANDEIKRLPQERNVENSDVISGEFQSLSAGDLVVPVDELENLEWLSQFVDDSTSAFSLLCPAGNFSGRNGRFSGNPSPINISAIQKPRSPCFPLPLPTKPRRNRSRSNGRPWSLPSLPLSAAESSSTSLSSHGSSTFNPLFFENPVQKIHWFSPLEKTPAKKQKRKPELDGVVISGRRCSHCQVQKTPQWRAGPLGPKTLCNACGVRFKSGRLFPEYRPACSPSFSQEIHSNSHRKVLEMRQRKENVVEPDLLVQSF from the exons ATGGAATGCATTGAAGCGAGAGCGTTGAAATCCAGTTTCCTCTCGCAAATGGCCATGAAAACGAATTCACAGGTGTTTTACAACGATGATGGATGGTGTTTCGCTGGAATGAACAGTGTGAATTCCGATGATTTCCCCGTTGAAGACCTCCTTAACCTCGATTCTCCCGAAAAGGAGTTTCAGGAGGGCTGTGTTGAAAAAGCTAATGACGAGATCAAAAGGCTGCCCCAGGAAAGGAATGTTGAAAATTCGGACGTAATTTCCGGTGAATTTCAGAGCCTTTCAGCCGGTGACCTCGTGGTTCCG GTTGACGAATTGGAAAACCTTGAGTGGTTATCACAATTCGTGGACGATTCCACTTCAGCGTTCTCTCTGTTGTGCCCAGCCGGGAATTTTTCTGGTAGAAATGGACGGTTCTCCGGGAACCCTTCGCCAATCAACATTTCTGCGATTCAGAAACCCCGGTCACCGTGCTTCCCCTTGCCTCTTCCCACGAAACCGAGAAGAAACCGGTCCAGATCAAATGGGCGACCGTGGTCACTACCGTCGCTGCCGTTGAGCGCCGCCGAGTCTTCTTCAACATCCTTGTCTTCACACGGTTCGTCCACTTTCAACCCCTTGTTTTTCGAGAACCCGGTTCAGAAAATTCACTGGTTTTCACCTCTGGAAAAAACTCCGGCGAAGAAGCAAAAGAGAAAACCGGAACTCGACGGCGTCGTAATATCCGGAAGGCGTTGTTCGCATTGTCAGGTGCAAAAGACCCCGCAGTGGCGAGCCGGACCGCTGGGCCCCAAAACATTGTGCAATGCTTGTGGTGTCCGGTTCAAATCCGGTCGGTTATTTCCCGAGTATAGACCGGCTTGCAGCCCGAGTTTCTCACAGGAAATTCACTCCAATAGTCACCGGAAAGTTTTAGAAATGCGGCAGAGGAAGGAGAATGTGGTTGAACCGGATCTGTTGGTTCAGAGTTTCTGA